TTTAGAACTTAGTCATATTCAACCAGCACGCTTTGAACAGCGCAACAGCAGCGCGGCGCATTCCTCATTGGCAGTGCTTGAAGCCTGCACAGTCTCAAGGTAAGAGATTTTTAACGCCTGCGCCCGCATATTAGCCGCTTGCTCTTTCACTTCCTCAAAAAGAGCCATCACGACCATATCCACCGTAGAAGCCTTGCCATTGTTATAACGACCTTCTGCCTTGAGGTACGTCGTCAGAGTTGGGTTATCAGTTTTCATAAAAGTCCTTAGTGTTGTTAGCGTATCTGAAAATTAAATTTCTCTGTGGTCGTACATGCTGGTAAATGGTGTATTCCGTGCCATTCTCGCCAGCAGCGATTCAGCCACGTGGTCATATCCTCCCGGATATTCCCGATGGTCATCTAGCACCATGTGGCCTACTTTGCCGTCTTTATGCGCCATTACGAATACAGCTTCTTGCCTTTTCATTGCAAGTTCGCCGTTCTGATGCCTGTACTGAATTTGTTGTGTGACGACATATCCTTTACCGATGTACACCAGCACTTCCAATTTCTTTAGAAGCATGTTGGCTCTGTTCCTGCCTTCATAACTAACAAGGTCAAGCCTTTTAAGGAAGCCTTGTTTGTCGATTGTTTTCTCAGCAGCCAGTGATGTTTGTAGTTCTACCCGCTGCTTCTCAAGCGCATTGATTTCTGTCTCAGTGCGGACAATCAAGCCATTGACTGCGCTGGTAGGCGACTCAGTAAATAGCTCAAGGTACTCTGCAAGCCGTCCTTTCTTTTCAGTCAGCCGCGCTTCAATCACTACAAGCTCTGTACCAATCTTTCCGCTGTCATCTTGAATCAGCGACAGGCTATCCAGCATGGTCAGCAACTCCCTAAACACTAATTCAGACGAATCCAGTCTCGTAACCTTGTTATGGCACAGACCTTTTTTGGCCTGATAGCACTGAATGTAAGTGTTGCCTTTGGGTGGCTTGCCCTTGTTGACCATGTGCATAGCACTCCCGCACAAGGTGCATTTAGCAACGCCTTGCCAAACATTGAAGTTAGCCGACTGCTTAGACGCGCCTGAAACCCTTCTGCCACTAATCGCCGCTTGGGCCTGATAGAAGGTGGATTCATCAATAGCAGCAGGGTAGTAGTTCGGGATTGGTTCCCCGCTCTTTTGCCTTACCCCACTGTCATCAACCTGCACAGAATACGGCTGATATTCCCCAAGCACTGCCCGATTGTTCAGAACCTTGTCAAGACTGGATACGCCCCAAGTCTTGCCCTTGAAGGACGGTATGCCTTCAATATTCAATTTCCTTGAAGTGGCCCCTTTGCCGTAGCCATCAATCGCCAGTTGATAAATTCTCTGCACGATAGCTGCACGTTCAGGCCGTAATATGTATTGCTTCTTGTCGTCAGAAAGTTCAAGCCACATAGGCTTGGCATTCCCCATTGGCTTATTTTCTGCCCGTGCTAGTTCGTGCTTCTTTGCGTAAGCATCCCTAACGCGCTTAGATTTCGTAGCGCTTTCTTCATGCGCCCTCGACATAATCAAGATACTCATAATCAGGTCAGTGTCGGTACAACCTTTGCGGTAAACCTTCCTGTCTGTCAGGGTGACAATCTCTATATCTTCAGCCAGTAGCTTCAAGAAGGTGGGCAGCGCTGTTATCACTTCATCCCGGCTCAGTCGGTCTAGTGATTCCACAATCAGCGTGCTACCGGGCTTGATAGTGCCGTCCTTCACCAGATTGATAAACCTTTTCAGTTGCCCCTCGCCTTCAAGGTTTGCACCTTTGAAGCCTGACACACCTTCATCCAAGAATCTGTAGTCGTCTCCTTCAGCCAGCGTCAGCCCATGCTCCTCACAGTAGCGTTCACACTCCTCAATCTGTCGGCGTTGTGAACGCCCCGCAGCTTGCGAGGGATGGCTGAATCTGATGTAGCTATATGCGGTCTTGGTCATTGGTGTATTGGACTACACATCAACAGGCTGTGCCCGCCGGCGGCCGCAATCTCCAGCGCCCGGCGCGCGGCGGCCTGGCCCTTGACATCGGCCAGGTCCGCATAGGCGGGCTGCCGGGACGGCGCGGCTGACGCCACGCGCGTCCAGCCATCGGCCACCTCGGGCACGGCGTCGCCCGGCAGGAACTGCCTGACCACGTCGAGCAGATGGTGCGCGCGGTAAATCTCGGCATCGGGCACCAGCGCCGCTTCCTGCGCACTGCCTTCGGGCAGCACCAGCCGGGGCAGCTTGCGCGCCGCGCCGCGCGCCGGCCGGGCAATCGCCAGGCTCATGGCCAGCGCGCCCCGCACCGGCCGCACATCGCCGCCCAGCGACAGCTCGCCGGCAAATTCATAGCCGGCCAGCTTGCGCGCATCAATCTGGCCGCTGGCCGCCAGGATGCCCAGCGCAATCGGCAGGTCGAAGCGGCCCGAATCCTTGGGCAGGTCGGCCGGCGCCAGGTTCACCGTGATGCGCTTGTTGCCCGGAAACTCCAGCCCGGCATTCTGGATGGCCGAGCGCACCCGCTCGCGCGCTTCCTTGACTTCGGTATCGGCCAGGCCGACCAGCGTGAAACTAGGCAGGCCATTGGCCAGATGCACCTCGACGCACACCGGGTGCGCTTGCAGACCCAGCAATGCACGGCTATGCACTAAAGACAGGCTCATTCTTTAACTTTCTTATAAATGCATCAAAGTTGTGCATTGAGCGTGCATCATGATGGTGCGTAACAGGTTGTAATTCTCTAGCGTAACCCGGCCGTCCATGAAATCGGTCAGGTGTTTTCAGGGGAAAAGCAAATTAACTGGCACGGTCCCTGCTAAAGAAGTTCCGCCAACTTTAAATTTTTTTCGGGGATTTCATGAAATCAATCTTCGTTACCCTCGTTTATAGCGGCCACTCTGTCAAAAAGTACACGCTGGACGTGATGCCTACAAAAACCCTGTAATGCGGCGGCAGCGGCATGTGGCCGCTGCCCTGTTATTCATCCTGGAGGAAAACTGAAATGAAACTCGTCACTGCCATCATCAAACCGTTCAAGTTGGACGAGGTGCGCGAAGCACTCTCCGGCATGGGTGTACAGGGCATCACCGTGACCGAAGTCAAGGGCTTCGGCCGCCAGAAAGGCCATACCGAGCTGTATCGGGGCGCCGAGTACGTGGTTGACTTCCTGCCCAAGGTCAAGATCGAAGCGGCCGTGCCCGATGAGCTGGTGGACCGGGTGATCGAAGCCATCGAGACCTCTGCCCGCACCGGCAAGATCGGCGACGGCAAGGTTTTTGTGTACGACCTTGAGCAGGTCGTGCGTATTCGCACCGGCGAAACCGGCAAGGAAGCCCTCTGACCTCACCACCCTGAAAAAAAAGAGAACATCGACATGAAAAAACTGATTGCTTCCCTGCTGCTGGGACTGAGTTTGCTCGGCACGGGCGCGACCGCCTGGGCGCAGGCCCCGGCCGAAGCGCCTGCCGCAACCGCCTCGGCGCCTGCTGAAGCCAAGCCTGACGCTGCCGCCGCTCCGGCTTCCGCGCCTGCCGACACGGCTGCACCCGCTGCCGCCGCGCCAGCTCCGGCCGCCGAAGCTTCCGCCGCCGCTGCGCCAGCGCCCGTCCCCAACAAGGGCGACACGGCCTGGATGATGGTTTCGACCATCCTGGTGATCCTGATGGTCGTGCCCGGCCTGGCCCTGTTCTACGGCGGCCTGGTGCGCAGCAAGAACATGCTGTCGGTACTGATGCAGGTCATGGTGACGTTCTCGCTGATCCTCGTATTGTGGTTCATCTACGGCTACAGCCTGGCCTTCACCGAGGGCAATGCCTTCATCGGCGGCTTTGACCGATTGTTCATGAAAGGCATCTGGGACAACGCGGCAGGCACCTTTGCGAATGCTGCGACTTTCAGCAAGGGCGTCGTGATTCCTGAAATCGTGTTTGCCGCCTTCCAGGCCACCTTTGCCGCCATCACCTGCACCCTGATCGTCGGTGCTTTTGCCGAACGCATCAAGTTCTCCGCCGTGCTGCTGTTCATGGTCATCTGGTTCACCTTCAGCTACGCCCCGATGGCGCACATGGTCTGGTTCTGGATGGGCCCTGATGCCTACACCGGCAAGGAAGTGGTCGATGCGATGAACGGCAAGGCCGGTTACATCTGGCAGACCGGCGCGCTTGATTTTGCCGGCGGCACCGTGGTTCACATCAATGCAGCCGTGGCCGGTCTGGTCGGCGCCTTCATGGTCGGCAAGCGTATCGGTTATGGCAAGGAAGCCATGGCGCCTCACAGCCTGACGCTGACCATGGTGGGCGCTTCGCTGCTGTGGGTGGGCTGGTTCGGTTTCAACGCCGGCTCGGCACTCGAAGCCAACGGTTTTGCCGCACTGGCTTTCATCAACACCCTGGGTGCGACCGCTGCGGCCGTGCTGGCCTGGTGCGTCGGTGAAGCATTGCTCAAGGGCAAGGCCTCGATGCTGGGCGCCGCTTCGGGCGCTGTCGCTGGCCTGGTTGCCATCACGCCGGCCGCCGGCAACGTCGGCATCGGCGGCGGCCTGGCGATTGGTTTCATCGCCGGTTTTGCCTGCCTCTGGGGCGTGCATGGCCTGAAGAAGATCCTGGGCGCTGACGACTCGCTCGACGTGTTCGGCGTGCATGGCGTGGGCGGTATCGTCGGTGCCTTGCTGACCGGCGTGTTCAACTCGCCCGCCCTGGGCGGTCCTGGCTACGTGGCTGACTGGGTGACCGCAGCCATGGTCACCACGGCCGACTATTCCATCATGTCGCAAGTCTGGATTCAGGCCAAGGCCGTCTTGATCACCATCGTGTGGTCGGGCGTGGTGTCGCTGGTGGCCTACAAGATTGTTGACCTGACCATCGGTCTGCGCGTCAGCGAAGAAGACGAGCGCGAAGGCCTGGACATCACCGCGCACGGTGAAACGGCCTACAACCGTTAATCGTTATCAGCTGCTTTCGCTCTATTTGAGCTGACGGAGTTTTTTTGAGGGAAGTTCAGCCCGCTGGTGCAAGCCAGCGGGCTGTTTTTTTTGCCGCTACAGTCGCAGGATTTGACTGTGAACCGTAATCCCGAGGAGATTGAATGACCTGGCAACCCGCTATTTCCCAGCCCAGCGAACTGGGCGAGTCCCCGTTCTGGCACCCTGACGAGCAACGGCTGTACTGGGTGGACATCACCACCTGCCAGATTTGCCGTACCGATGCAGCCACAGGCATGGTTGAACGCTGGACCGTGCCGTCGGAGCCCGGCTGCATCGCGCCGGCTCGCACCGGGGGCCAGAACTCCGGCCTGGTGATGGCCTTGCGCGACGGCATTTACCGCGCCCGGCAATGGGGCGGTGAACTGGCCTTGCTGGCGCCGGCGCAGCACGACCCGGCCACCCTGCGCTTCAACGACGGCAAGGCCGATGCGCTGGGCCGCTTCTGGGCCGGCACCATTTACGAGCCGCGCGGCGCCGCCCGGGCGCAGCTTTTTTCGCTCGATGGCCGGGGCGGCCGCGCGCCCGTGCTTGAAGCCAAGGCCGCCGATGCCACCACCGCCAACGGCCTGGCCTGGTCGCCCGATGCGGCCACGCTGTACTGGGCCGACACGCCGCGCCACCTGGTCCGCGCCTGGGACTGGGATGCCGGCAGCAACACCCTGAGCCATGAGCGGGTGTTCCGGCAATGGCCAGTCAAGCCAGAAGGCTGGCAAGCGGGCATGTCCGGCTATGGCGGCCGGCCCGACGGCGCCGCTGTCGATAGCGAAGGCAACTATTACGTCGCCATGTACGAAGGCGGGCGGCTGCTCAAGCTTTCACCGACCGGCGAGTTGCTGGCCGAATTCGCGGTGCCCGCGCAATGCCCGACCATGCCGTGCTTCGGCGGTGCTGACCTCAAAACGCTTTACCTCACCACCGCCCGCCATGGCCGCCCGGCCGCCGAACTGCAAGCCTGGCCCGATTCGGGCTGCATATTTTCAATGCGGGTCGAGGTGCCGGGGTTGCCGGTGAATTTTTTCAGGGATTGAGCTGGCCGGGCCAGGTTTTTAAGTAAAAAATGTCGTTTGTGCATATCCAGAAAGCACAAGCAGCTATGTTATTAATAGCAAATTGGAGTTTTCGACATGCGGCACCAACCCAGGCCCAGCCATCAGGCGCTGCTGGGCTGCAAAAAAACCGAACACACCGTGTTCAAAAAAATCAAAACCCCTCAGCAATGGGGACGCGTACCATTCCCGCCATGAATGCAGACACTGACATGACGACTTTGATGGCCGCCCGCGTTCGCGATGCGGCGCAGGCGGGCACGCCCTTGCGGATTCGCGGCGGCGGCAGCAAGGACTTTTATGGCCAGGCGCTGGCCGGCGATGTGCTGGACATGGCAGCCCATGCCGGCGTCATCAGCTACGAGCCCAGCGAGCTGGTCGTGACCGTGCGCGGCGGAACCCCGCTGGCCGAGCTGGAGGCGCTGCTGGCCGGACAAGGCCAATGCCTGCCCTTCGAGCCGCCGCACTTCGGCCCGAACGCCACGGTCGGCGGCATGGTCGCCAGCGGCCTCAGCGGCCCGGCGCGCGCCAGCAGCGGCGCGGTGCGCGACTACCTGCTGGGCGTGGTGCTGCTCAACGGCAAGGGCGAGAGCCTGACCTTTGGCGGCCAGGTGATGAAGAATGTCGCCGGCTACGATGTCTCGCGCCTGATGGCCGGCACGCTCGGCACGCTGGGCGTGCTGCTGGAAGTCTCGCTCAAGGTGCTGCCAGTGGCCCCGGCCGAAGCCACGCTGGAGTGCCGCCTGCCGCAGCAACAGGCGCTGTATTTGCTCAACCGCTGGGGCGGCCAGCCGCTGCCGCTCAACGCCAGTTGCTGGGTGCATGACGACAGCACCGCGCCCGGGCAGGATTTCCTGTTCGTGCGCCTGCGCGGCGCCGTGGCCGCTGTCGAGGCCGCGTGCCCGCGCATGATGGCCGATGTGCAGGCGGCCGGCGGCCAGGCGGCGCGGATGGACCAGGCCCAGGCCGGCGCCGACTGGAACGCCTGCCGCGAGCAGACCCTGCCATTTTTTGCCCGGCCGCCCGCGCTGGACGCCTGCCTGTGGCGCCTGAGCGTGCCGCAGACCACGCCAGCTCTGGATTTGCCTTATGCGCAGTTGATCGAGTGGCATGGCGGGCTGCGCTGGCTCTGGGCGCCGGCGTCGGCGGCCGCGCAGCTGCGCCGGCTTGCCGCCCAGGCCGGCGGCCACGCCACTGTGTTCAGGCGCGCCGCCCAGACGCCGGCCGAGTTGCCTGTCTTTGCGCCGCTGTCTCCCGTGCAGTCACGCATCGAGCAGGCCTTGAGAAAAGAGTTCGACCCGGCCGGCGTTTTCAATCCGGGCCGCATGTCGATGGACAGGTAGGGCAGCGCATGCGACGTTTGCGCCACCTGACCGGCCAGCATCGGACGGCTTCGATCAACCGCCTGCTGGGCAGCGTGCTGGCTTTCAATGCCGGCGCGATCAATGCTGGCGGCTTTCTGGTGGTTCACATGTACACCTCGCACATGACCGGCTTTGCCTCGCTGCTGGCCGACAACCTGGTGCTGGGCAACATGAAGCTGGTGCTCGGGGCGCTGGGCGCCTTGCTGGCCTTCACCTGCGGCGCGGCGTTCACGGCCATCCAGGTGAACTGGGCGCGCCAGCACGGGCTGCGCAGCGAATATGCGCTGCCCCTGCTGGTCGAGGCGCTGCTGCTGCTGCTCTTTGGCCTGATGGGCGCCACGCTGAACCGCCAGACGCCGTTTGCCGTGCCGTTCACGGTGCTGGTGCTGTCCTTCACCATGGGGCTGCAAAATGCGCTGGTCAGCAAAGTCTCGTCATCGCAAATCCGCACCACCCACATGACCGGCATCGTGACCGACATCGGCATCGAGCTGGGCAAGCTGTTTTACTGGAACCGCATCGAAGGCCCGCTCGAATCCCGGGTGCGCGCCAACCGCATCAAGCTGCGCCTGCTGTGCACGCTGCTGGGCGCCTTCGTGGCCGGCGGCATCGTCGGCGCGGCCGGCTTCAAGTACGTGGGGTTCATCTGGGTGGTTCCGCTGGCGCTGCTGCTGCTCGCCCTGTGCCTGCCGCCCCTGTATTCCGACCTGCTGCGCACCTTCAGGCGCAAGGTTCTCCGACAAGGCACCTGAGACTACCCATGCAAACCCAACTCGCCCCCGAATTCCAGAACACGCCCGATGGCCGCCAGGCCGAGGCTATTTTGCGCAAATGCGTGCACTGCGGCTTCTGCACCGCCACCTGCCCGACCTACCAGCTGCTCGGCGACGAGCTGGACGGCCCGCGCGGCCGCATCTACCTGATCAAGCAGGTGCTCGAAGGCCAGGCGCCGACGCGCAAGACCCAGCTGCACCTGGACCGCTGCCTGACCTGCCGCAACTGCGAATCCACCTGCCCCAGCGGCGTGCAATACGGCCACCTGGTCGATATTGGCCGCAAGCTGGTCGATGAACGCGTGCCGCGCCCAGCCGGCGAGCGTGCGCTGCGCTGGGCGCTGAAGGAAGGCCTGCCGTCGCCGCTGTTCGCGCCTGCCATGAAGATCGGCCAGGCGGTGCGCGGCCTGCTGCCCGCTTCGCTTCAGGCCAAGGTGCCGTCCAAACAGGCGGCCGGCCAGTGGCCCACGCGCAGCCATGCCCGAAAAATGCTGATGCTGGAGGGCTGCGTGCAGCCCGCCATGATGCCCAACATCAATTCGGCCACCGCCCGCGTGCTGGATGCCGCCGGCATCGAGGTCGTGCTGGCGGCCAAGGCCGGCTGCTGCGGCGCGGTGAAATTCCACCTCAACGACCAGGACGGCGGCAAGCTGGAAATGCGCCGCAATATCGACGCCTGGTGGCCGTATGTGGAGCAGGGCGTGGAAGCCCTGGTGATGAACGCCTCGGGCTGCGGCGTCACGGTCAAGGAATACGGCTACATCCTGAAAGACGATGCGGCCTATGCCGACAAGGCCGCCCGCATCAGCGACCTGACCCGCGACCTGAGCGAGTTGCTGCCGATCATCGCCGAATCGCTGCAGGCCAGCCGGCCCGACCTGGCTGGAAAGATTGCCGCGGGCGCCCCCAAGCTGGCGTTTCACCCGCCGTGCACGCTGCAGCACGGCCAGCAGTTGCGCGGCGGCGTCGAGCAGCATCTGGGCACATTGGGCTTTGACATCAAGGTTTCCGGCAATGAGGCGCACCTGTGCTGCGGCTCGGCGGGCACCTACTCGGTGCTCAACCCCAAGATCGCCTACCAGCTGCGCGACCGCAAGCTGGCCAACCTGGACGCCATGGCGCCCGAGATGATTGTCTCGGCCAACATCGGCTGCATTACCCATCTGCAAAGCGGCACGAAAACGCCGGTGCGGCACTGGGTCGAGGTGTTGGATGATGTGCTATTGAATTAATAGCTGGATATACCTGCGCTGATTGCGCAAACGCTGTATTTCATTGAATTTACGGGGGCCTCGGGCGCTGGCGGAAATGCGGTAGCAATTGGCAACGTCCTACACAAATCACGACGACCGGACTACCTGGCGCAGCGTTCAGGAAGTCCTCAATAAAGAAGCGGAGAACGGGTGTTCACCGCACCTATCGGTACAGCAGCCATGTTGTACCAAATCCTTTTTATTTTTTGACGAGGAACACAAAATGGCACCCAGTAATCCAGGCAGCGGTAACCAAGGCGGTAACCAGGCAGGCAATCAGGGCGGTAACCAAAGTAGCAACGCCAACCAAGGCGGCACCGCCCAGCAGAATGCCGAGGCCGGTCGCCAAGGCCAGAAGGGCGACGACCGTGGCGGCCAGCAAGGCAGCAGCGGCGGTTCGGCCAGCAGTTCTGGTGGCACCCGGGGCGGCACGCCCGAGCAGAATGTCGAAGCCGGGCGTCAGAGTCATAAGAATGACAGCAAGTAATCCGGGCTAGGCGCGGGGCGCTCCGGCGCCTCCATCCAGGGCGGCTTCAAGCCGCCTTTTTTCCGCCGCTTGGCTGTTGTTGAAAATCAGCAACTGCTCAAGGTTCCCGTGCAGGCGGGAAGCCGGTTTTTGCTGGAACGAAATCCAGCCACATCCGGGCTGGAATTCAATAAAAAAGCCGGGCTATGTGCGTGATTTTTTCGGCTGCTGCGCGAGCCGGTTCACCATGGCCTTGATGGCTTGCATTTGCGAGCCTGACTTGTAGGCGTAGTTCGTGCCGGTGTAGCCCCACCAGTCCCAGCAGCCATCCGGGTTCAGGGGGCTCCATGACTTGTTGACCTGCGGATACAGCACCATGAGCTTGTTGTTGTCGGCCCAGTTGTTGTAGCCGGTGTCGGTGTAGAACTGGTTGCCCACGGATTCGGCCGACTGCTTGCAGCCGTGAATCGCCACGTGCACCTTGCAGTTCGCGCCCGTGGCGCTGCAACTCTTGGGCACGTACAGGTAGCCGGTGCCGGCCATGCCGGTGGCGCTGCTGGCATAGGTGCGCTGGTTGAAGCTGACAATTTGCCCGGCTGGCGTGTCAACCCGTTGCTGGAGCGGGCCATAGATGTGCTGCAGCAGCGCCCCGGCCTGGTCGTAGCCCTTGCTTTCGACATTGCAATGGCTGATGTAGGGATCGGCGTTGGCCGCGCAGTCGTTGCCATAGCTCGGGGTGATGACCGCATGGCCCGCCGGCATCTTGTTGACGTACTGCAGCTGGGCCGGCCGGACGCCCACCTCCTTGAAGAACTCCACCGTGGCATCGACCACGGGCTGGCGCACCACGGTGTCGTCGGTGCCGCTGAAGACATAGACGCGGCGCTGGTTCAGGTTTTTGAGCGGGTCAATCAGGCCCGCATCGGCGAAGGACTGGGCGGCGCTGACCAGCAGGGGCGGGTAAATCGGCATGCCGTTGCCCATGCAGATGGTGGTGGCGTACATCATGTTGTTGGCCGCGCAGTAGTAGGGCCCGCCCGCCACGACGCCCGCGCCGATGATGGAGCCCGAGTAGGCCACCTGCATCTGTACCGCCATGAAGGCGCCCGAAGACAGCCCCGACACCGAGGTCTGCTGGGGGTTCGCGCCATAGGCGGGAAGACTCGCCGGGGCGGCGGCGGGCTGGGCGAGGGCCTGGGCGGCCGTCAGGCTGAACAGCACGAGGCTGGCGATGGAACGCGGCAATGACATGGATTCCTCCTTGAATGGATGATTTTTGAGTGACAGCAACATCAGCCCGAAGGCTGGCACCCAGCATGCCATGAATCACTTTTTGTTACAACCGTAACCTGTCACAGGTTGCC
This DNA window, taken from Polaromonas hydrogenivorans, encodes the following:
- the glcF gene encoding glycolate oxidase subunit GlcF, producing MQTQLAPEFQNTPDGRQAEAILRKCVHCGFCTATCPTYQLLGDELDGPRGRIYLIKQVLEGQAPTRKTQLHLDRCLTCRNCESTCPSGVQYGHLVDIGRKLVDERVPRPAGERALRWALKEGLPSPLFAPAMKIGQAVRGLLPASLQAKVPSKQAAGQWPTRSHARKMLMLEGCVQPAMMPNINSATARVLDAAGIEVVLAAKAGCCGAVKFHLNDQDGGKLEMRRNIDAWWPYVEQGVEALVMNASGCGVTVKEYGYILKDDAAYADKAARISDLTRDLSELLPIIAESLQASRPDLAGKIAAGAPKLAFHPPCTLQHGQQLRGGVEQHLGTLGFDIKVSGNEAHLCCGSAGTYSVLNPKIAYQLRDRKLANLDAMAPEMIVSANIGCITHLQSGTKTPVRHWVEVLDDVLLN
- a CDS encoding recombinase family protein; this translates as MTKTAYSYIRFSHPSQAAGRSQRRQIEECERYCEEHGLTLAEGDDYRFLDEGVSGFKGANLEGEGQLKRFINLVKDGTIKPGSTLIVESLDRLSRDEVITALPTFLKLLAEDIEIVTLTDRKVYRKGCTDTDLIMSILIMSRAHEESATKSKRVRDAYAKKHELARAENKPMGNAKPMWLELSDDKKQYILRPERAAIVQRIYQLAIDGYGKGATSRKLNIEGIPSFKGKTWGVSSLDKVLNNRAVLGEYQPYSVQVDDSGVRQKSGEPIPNYYPAAIDESTFYQAQAAISGRRVSGASKQSANFNVWQGVAKCTLCGSAMHMVNKGKPPKGNTYIQCYQAKKGLCHNKVTRLDSSELVFRELLTMLDSLSLIQDDSGKIGTELVVIEARLTEKKGRLAEYLELFTESPTSAVNGLIVRTETEINALEKQRVELQTSLAAEKTIDKQGFLKRLDLVSYEGRNRANMLLKKLEVLVYIGKGYVVTQQIQYRHQNGELAMKRQEAVFVMAHKDGKVGHMVLDDHREYPGGYDHVAESLLARMARNTPFTSMYDHREI
- the glnK gene encoding P-II family nitrogen regulator; translation: MKLVTAIIKPFKLDEVREALSGMGVQGITVTEVKGFGRQKGHTELYRGAEYVVDFLPKVKIEAAVPDELVDRVIEAIETSARTGKIGDGKVFVYDLEQVVRIRTGETGKEAL
- the glcE gene encoding glycolate oxidase subunit GlcE codes for the protein MNADTDMTTLMAARVRDAAQAGTPLRIRGGGSKDFYGQALAGDVLDMAAHAGVISYEPSELVVTVRGGTPLAELEALLAGQGQCLPFEPPHFGPNATVGGMVASGLSGPARASSGAVRDYLLGVVLLNGKGESLTFGGQVMKNVAGYDVSRLMAGTLGTLGVLLEVSLKVLPVAPAEATLECRLPQQQALYLLNRWGGQPLPLNASCWVHDDSTAPGQDFLFVRLRGAVAAVEAACPRMMADVQAAGGQAARMDQAQAGADWNACREQTLPFFARPPALDACLWRLSVPQTTPALDLPYAQLIEWHGGLRWLWAPASAAAQLRRLAAQAGGHATVFRRAAQTPAELPVFAPLSPVQSRIEQALRKEFDPAGVFNPGRMSMDR
- a CDS encoding extracellular catalytic domain type 2 short-chain-length polyhydroxyalkanoate depolymerase, whose translation is MSLPRSIASLVLFSLTAAQALAQPAAAPASLPAYGANPQQTSVSGLSSGAFMAVQMQVAYSGSIIGAGVVAGGPYYCAANNMMYATTICMGNGMPIYPPLLVSAAQSFADAGLIDPLKNLNQRRVYVFSGTDDTVVRQPVVDATVEFFKEVGVRPAQLQYVNKMPAGHAVITPSYGNDCAANADPYISHCNVESKGYDQAGALLQHIYGPLQQRVDTPAGQIVSFNQRTYASSATGMAGTGYLYVPKSCSATGANCKVHVAIHGCKQSAESVGNQFYTDTGYNNWADNNKLMVLYPQVNKSWSPLNPDGCWDWWGYTGTNYAYKSGSQMQAIKAMVNRLAQQPKKSRT
- the amt gene encoding ammonium transporter; protein product: MKKLIASLLLGLSLLGTGATAWAQAPAEAPAATASAPAEAKPDAAAAPASAPADTAAPAAAAPAPAAEASAAAAPAPVPNKGDTAWMMVSTILVILMVVPGLALFYGGLVRSKNMLSVLMQVMVTFSLILVLWFIYGYSLAFTEGNAFIGGFDRLFMKGIWDNAAGTFANAATFSKGVVIPEIVFAAFQATFAAITCTLIVGAFAERIKFSAVLLFMVIWFTFSYAPMAHMVWFWMGPDAYTGKEVVDAMNGKAGYIWQTGALDFAGGTVVHINAAVAGLVGAFMVGKRIGYGKEAMAPHSLTLTMVGASLLWVGWFGFNAGSALEANGFAALAFINTLGATAAAVLAWCVGEALLKGKASMLGAASGAVAGLVAITPAAGNVGIGGGLAIGFIAGFACLWGVHGLKKILGADDSLDVFGVHGVGGIVGALLTGVFNSPALGGPGYVADWVTAAMVTTADYSIMSQVWIQAKAVLITIVWSGVVSLVAYKIVDLTIGLRVSEEDEREGLDITAHGETAYNR
- a CDS encoding SMP-30/gluconolactonase/LRE family protein produces the protein MTWQPAISQPSELGESPFWHPDEQRLYWVDITTCQICRTDAATGMVERWTVPSEPGCIAPARTGGQNSGLVMALRDGIYRARQWGGELALLAPAQHDPATLRFNDGKADALGRFWAGTIYEPRGAARAQLFSLDGRGGRAPVLEAKAADATTANGLAWSPDAATLYWADTPRHLVRAWDWDAGSNTLSHERVFRQWPVKPEGWQAGMSGYGGRPDGAAVDSEGNYYVAMYEGGRLLKLSPTGELLAEFAVPAQCPTMPCFGGADLKTLYLTTARHGRPAAELQAWPDSGCIFSMRVEVPGLPVNFFRD
- a CDS encoding YoaK family protein, whose product is MRRLRHLTGQHRTASINRLLGSVLAFNAGAINAGGFLVVHMYTSHMTGFASLLADNLVLGNMKLVLGALGALLAFTCGAAFTAIQVNWARQHGLRSEYALPLLVEALLLLLFGLMGATLNRQTPFAVPFTVLVLSFTMGLQNALVSKVSSSQIRTTHMTGIVTDIGIELGKLFYWNRIEGPLESRVRANRIKLRLLCTLLGAFVAGGIVGAAGFKYVGFIWVVPLALLLLALCLPPLYSDLLRTFRRKVLRQGT